The Mycolicibacterium brumae DNA window GTGGCGGTGGTGCGCCGGCTGCCGGATGGCCGCCGCAGATCGGTGCTGAGCTCCGCCATCGACGCTGCGGTGGCGCCCTATCGGGAGGCCGGCGCGGTGCTGCCGCTCGACGATGTCGCCGCCGACCGCTATGCCGACGTGCTCGTCGCGCGAGAACGCGCTGGTTTGCCGATCACCATGGCAGATGCTCAAATTGTCGCGATCTGCCTGGCGCGCGGAGCGTCGTGCGCGACGAGGAACGTGAGGGACTTCGACCACACCGGGGTCACGCTGATCGACCCCTGGCGTTGAATCCTCCCGTTGCGACGTCGAGGGGTCAGCGCGCCCGCGGGGTGAGCCGCTCGAGCTGGGTCACATGCTCGGGGGTGAGTTCGTCGAGTGAGGTCACCCCGAGCAGCCGCATGGTGCGCTCGATCTGGTCGGAGAGAATCTCGATCGCTCGGCGAACACCCGCCTCGCCGCCGGCCATGAGGCCGTAGAGGTACGCGCGTCCGATCAGCGTGAAGCGGGCGCCCAGCGCGACCGAGGCCACGATGTCGGCGCCCGACATGATGCCGGTGTCGATGAGAATCTCGGTGTCCTCGCCGACCTCGCTCACCACTGACGGCAGCAGGTGGAACGGGATCGGGGCGCGGTCCAGCTGACGCCCACCGTGGTTGGACAGCACGATGCCGTCGACGCCGAGGTCGGTCACGGCCTTGGCGTCGGCGACCGTCTGGATGCCCTTGACCACGAGCTTTCCGGGCCACTGCTCCTTGATCCAGGCGAGGTCCTCAAACGTCACGGTCGGGTCGAACATGGTGTCCAACAGTTCTGCGACGGTCCCGGACCACCGGTCGAGCGACGCGAACGCCAGCGGCTCGGTGGTCAGGAAGTCGATCCACCACTGCGGACGCGGGAGGGCGTTGAGCACCGTTTTCGCGGTCAGCGCGGGTGGGATGGACATCCCGTTGCGTTTGTCCCGGAGCCGGGCGCCCGCGACGGGAACGTCGACCGTGACCAGCATGGTGTCGTAGCCGGCCTTCGCCGCGCGCTCGACCAGGGCCATCGATCGATCGCGGTCCTTCCACATGTACAGCTGAAACCAGTTGCGGCCGTGCGGGTTTGCCGACTTCACATCCTCGATCGAGGCGGTGCCCATGGTGGACAGCGAAAACGGGATGCCGGCGCTGCCTGCGGCGCGGGCGCCGGCGTACTCGCCCTCGGTCTGCATCATCCGGGTGAAGCCGGTGGGCGCGATGCCGAACGGCAGTTGCGATCGGCCGCCGAGGATGGCGCACGAGGTGTCGACCTTCGAGACGTCGCGAAGGATCGCGGGATGGAACTCGATGTCGCGGAACGCCTGCCGCGCCCGCTCGATGGACAACTCCTCCTCGGCTGCGCCGTCGGTGTAGTCGAATGCGGCCCGGGGCGTGCGGCGCCGGGCGATCGCGCGGAGGTCCTCGATCGTGAGAGCCGCGTCCAGCCGGCGCCGGGTGGCGTTCAACTGGGGCTTCTTGAACCGCATCAGCGGGGCGAGGTCGTGCGGCTTGGGGATGGTGCGTTTCACGGTGGGCCCTTTCTGGACGGACGACGGGATCGGAGGTACAGGCCGGTCACGTCGGAGATGCGCGAGAGTCGGTAGTACAACGTCGTGCGGTGAACGTGCAGGTTCGCCGACGCCACCGCCGCCGATCTGGCTGGGGCGCGACGAACTCAGGAGCAACGGCCACGTTGGGCATGGCTTAAAACTACGCTTGCACGCGCACGTCATGGGTCGCGTCCGAGACGCCATCGAGCTTGCGAAGTCGTCATGCGCCCCGGGGGCTGGGAACGGCGGATATGATCCGCGCATCACCGG harbors:
- a CDS encoding type II toxin-antitoxin system VapC family toxin, whose amino-acid sequence is MSEALRARPDPRVVSWLESLTGGVGISAITLAELVAVVRRLPDGRRRSVLSSAIDAAVAPYREAGAVLPLDDVAADRYADVLVARERAGLPITMADAQIVAICLARGASCATRNVRDFDHTGVTLIDPWR
- a CDS encoding alpha-hydroxy acid oxidase, producing the protein MRFKKPQLNATRRRLDAALTIEDLRAIARRRTPRAAFDYTDGAAEEELSIERARQAFRDIEFHPAILRDVSKVDTSCAILGGRSQLPFGIAPTGFTRMMQTEGEYAGARAAGSAGIPFSLSTMGTASIEDVKSANPHGRNWFQLYMWKDRDRSMALVERAAKAGYDTMLVTVDVPVAGARLRDKRNGMSIPPALTAKTVLNALPRPQWWIDFLTTEPLAFASLDRWSGTVAELLDTMFDPTVTFEDLAWIKEQWPGKLVVKGIQTVADAKAVTDLGVDGIVLSNHGGRQLDRAPIPFHLLPSVVSEVGEDTEILIDTGIMSGADIVASVALGARFTLIGRAYLYGLMAGGEAGVRRAIEILSDQIERTMRLLGVTSLDELTPEHVTQLERLTPRAR
- a CDS encoding helix-turn-helix domain-containing protein; this encodes MASANLHVHRTTLYYRLSRISDVTGLYLRSRRPSRKGPP